In Chionomys nivalis chromosome 24, mChiNiv1.1, whole genome shotgun sequence, one genomic interval encodes:
- the Proser1 gene encoding proline and serine-rich protein 1 produces MDKKSFETVLDEIRKAVLTEYKLKAIEYVHGYFSSEQVVDLLRYFSWAEPQLKAMKALQHKMVAVHPAEVVSILSCFTFSKDKLAALELLASNIVDAQNSRPIEDLFRINMSEKKRCKRVLEQAFKAGCKAPHAMISSCGTIPGNPYPKGKPSRINGIFPGTPLKKDGEESTNEGKGIAARILGPSKPPPSTYNPHKPVPYPIPPCRPHATIAPSAYNNAGLVPLANVIAPGVPPPPPYTPNPAGTDSEDLSSQSKPAQSQTFCTPASQLLSPHGSNPSTPAVTPVPAVSPVKAVNHPSVSAAATGAGMSAPNAALSVFPAPQPATPNPTVIRTPSVPAAPVTSAHSITPAPVPSIFSGLVPLPGPSGTPSPSPQASSTPRVTMASSENFASTCASFTSHSLASSTAGSASNPSTASLSSVFAGLPLPFPPACHSSIATPTPSLIASASNPHAVKSPLLSALKGFLTSNDTHLINSSALSSVGTSGLASLSPFPNQNSDSPASATNKCYTPAAVAATQRSSTPGMAMFPGLQSPAAGATSAAPVLPAQSPLATPSSAAVPFSCGSSGSLLHGPHAGGISSTPAAVTVPVMIKSEPTSPPPSAFKGPAHPGTPARGTLGLSGALGRGYPTTSVPISVSTCLNPALSGLPSLSNPLAGSMSLPPHASSTPIAPVFTALPPFTSLTNSFPLPGSPSLNSAVSLTGPSTTTSTAAHPSSATVRPMLPTSNASPAAFPLNLSTAVPSLFAVTQGPLPASNPSYPGFPVSSAPSGAPTIPSFPGLQAPSTVAVTPLPVAASAPSPAPVLPGFASAFSSNFNSALVAQAGLSSGLQTAGSSVFPGLLSLPGIPGFSQTPSQSSLQDLRHSAAAQSALLQQVHSASALESYPAQPDGFPSYPSTPGTPFSLQPGLSQSGWQ; encoded by the exons ATGGACAAAAAGTCCTTTGAAACGGTGCTGGATGAAATTCGAAAG gCTGTTTTGACAGAatataaattaaaagcaattgAATATGTTCATGGGTACTTCTCCAGTGAACAG GTGGTTGACCTCCTCAGGTACTTCTCCTGGGCAGAACCGCAGCTGAAGGCCATGAAAGCTCTCCAGCAT AAAATGGTGGCTGTCCACCCAGCGGAAGTGGTCAGCATCCTCAGCTGCTTCACCTTTAGTAAAGATAAGCTGGCCGCCCTGGAGCTCTTGGCCTC AAACATCGTGGATGCACAGAACTCGCGCCCCATTGAAGACTTGTTCAGGATCAACATGTCGGAGAAGAAACGGTGCAAGAGAGTCCTGGAGCAG GCTTTCAAAGCAGGCTGCAAAGCCCCTCACGCCATGATATCTTCATGTGGAACTATCCCAGGAAACCCCTATCCCAAAGGAAAACCCAGCCGCATAAATGGCATTTTTCCC ggaacTCCTCTGAAAAAGGATGGTGAAGAAAGTACCAATGAAGGCAAAGGAATAGCAGCACGGATTCTTGGACCATCCAAACCA CCTCCCTCAACATATAATCCACACAAGCCTGTCCCCTACCCGATACCTCCATGCCGGCCACATGCAACTATCGCACCAA GTGCTTACAACAATGCGGGTCTGGTGCCGTTAGCCAATGTGATAGCTCCAGGGGTCCCCCCTCCACCTCCGTACACTCCAAATCCAGCAGGAACGG acAGTGAAGACCTCTCCAGTCAGTCAAAACCTGCACAGAGTCAAA CGTTTTGCACCCCAGCAAGTCAGCTCTTGTCTCCTCACGGTTCCAATCCTTCGACTCCTGCTGTGACTCCTGTCCCTGCCGTGTCCCCAGTCAAGGCAGTAAACCATCCCTCCGTGTCAGCAGCTGCCACCGGGGCCGGAATGAGTGCTCCCAACGCTGCCCTGTCAGTGTTCCCAGCACCCCAGCCAGCCACGCCAAACCCAACCGTGATCCGGACTCCCTCGGTGCCCGCGGCACCCGTTACTTCGGCCCACAGCATCACACCTGCTCCTGTCCCTTCCATTTTTTCTGGCCTAGTGCCCCTGCCAGGTCCCTCTGGcaccccttccccatctcctcaggCCAGCTCTACACCAAGGGTCACAATGGCTTCCAGTGAGAACTTCGCTTCCACTTGTGCCTCGTTCACCAGCCACTCCCTCGCCAGCTCTACAGCTGGCTCAGCCAGTAACCCGAGCACAGCTTCCCTGTCGTCCGTTTTCGCAGGCCTGCCTTTGCCCTTCCCGCCCGCATGCCACAGCAGCATAGCCACCCCAACTCCCTCGCTGATTGCCAGTGCTTCAAATCCGCACGCCGTAAAAAGCCCTCTCCTGTCTGCCTTAAAAGGCTTCCTCACGTCGAATGACACACACTTAATCAATTCCTCTGCCTtgtcctctgtgggcacaagTGGCCTGGCTTCATTATCCCCCTTTCCCAATCAAAACtcggattctcctgcctcagccactaaCAAGTGCTATACCCCAGCAGCTGTTGCTGCCACACAGAGGTCTTCCACCCCAGGAATGGCTATGTTCCCAGGCTTGCAGTCCCCTGCGGCCGGCgccacctctgcagccccagTGCTTCCCGCGCAGTCGCCGTTAGCTACCCCCTCCTCCGCAGCAGTGCCATTCAGCTGTGGCTCCTCGGGCTCGCTTTTGCATGGTCCCCATGCAGGTGGCATCTCATCCACCCCTGCTGCGGTCACTGTGCCCGTTATGATCAAAAGTGAGCCCACGAGTCCCCCTCCCTCGGCCTTCAAAGGCCCTGCTCACCCGGGGACTCCTGCTCGCGGTACCTTGGGCCTGTCAGGCGCTCTGGGCCGTGGATACCCCACGACCTCAGTGCCCATTAGTGTGTCCACTTGCCTTAACCCTGCACTGTCCGGGCTCCCCAGCCTGAGCAACCCCCTGGCTGGTTCTATGTCCCTGCCGCCACACGCATCCTCCACGCCCATTGCTCCCGTGTTCACGGCCCTGCCCCCTTTCACTTCGTTGACCAACAGTTTCCCTCTACCGGGCAGTCCGTCTCTCAATTCCGCTGTTTCCCTCACGGGGCCGTCAACCACCACCTCTACAGCTGCACACCCCAGCTCTGCGACCGTGCGCCCGATGCTGCCCACCTCCAACGCCTCGCCTGCAGCCTTCCCACTCAACCTGTCCACTGCGGTGCCCTCACTCTTCGCGGTCACCCAGGGCCCTCTTCCCGCATCTAACCCGTCCTACCCCGGCTTCCCTGTCTCCAGTGCCCCAAGTGGTGCCCCCACAATACCCTCGTTCCCGGGGCTGCAGGCACCCTCCACAGTAGCGGTCACCCCACTGCCGGTGGCTGCCTCAGCCCCATCACCTGCACCTGTCCTCCCTGGATTTGCCTCGGCCTTCAGTTCCAACTTCAACTCCGCCCTGGTGGCACAAGCAGG TTTGTCATCTGGACTCCAAACTGCTGgaagctctgtttttccaggcCTTCTGTCCCTCCCAGGTATCCCTGGGTTTTCCCAGACTCCTTCACAGTCGTCCCTGCAAGACTTGCGGCACAGCGCAGCTGCGCAGTCGGCTTT